Proteins from one Oscillatoria nigro-viridis PCC 7112 genomic window:
- a CDS encoding peptidylprolyl isomerase, with translation MTGLFQIGDKLLQAQDMPSLLKRYQLMPQFLRGVIVDQAIASFSCSDEERQSAVENFLAQNQLTAPEAKEAWLRGQNMTEEELQEMAVRPLLIEKFKQATWRPKVDNYFLTRKASLDHVVYSLVRTKNPALANELYFRILEGEQTFAEVARDYSEGPESKSGGLLGPVPLSQPHPAISKLLSVSQPNQLWTPRPLAEWMVIIRLEKFMPAQLDESMRLHLINELFESWLAEQISQIGPLQPLSSVSSIS, from the coding sequence ATGACAGGACTTTTTCAAATAGGCGATAAATTACTGCAAGCTCAGGATATGCCATCGCTCCTGAAGCGGTACCAGTTGATGCCGCAATTCTTGCGCGGTGTAATAGTAGACCAAGCGATCGCATCCTTTAGTTGCAGCGACGAAGAACGCCAATCCGCCGTCGAGAATTTTCTGGCACAAAACCAACTGACAGCCCCCGAAGCCAAAGAAGCTTGGCTGCGCGGCCAAAACATGACGGAAGAAGAACTTCAAGAGATGGCCGTCAGGCCCTTGCTGATCGAAAAATTTAAGCAAGCCACTTGGAGACCTAAAGTAGATAATTATTTTTTAACCCGCAAAGCCAGCCTAGACCACGTAGTCTATTCCCTGGTACGCACCAAAAATCCAGCACTGGCAAACGAACTTTACTTTCGCATCCTCGAAGGGGAACAAACCTTTGCTGAAGTGGCCCGCGACTATTCCGAAGGGCCCGAGTCCAAGTCAGGCGGCTTGTTGGGCCCAGTACCCCTCAGCCAGCCCCACCCGGCAATCAGCAAACTTTTGTCCGTCAGCCAGCCAAATCAACTCTGGACGCCGCGTCCTCTGGCAGAATGGATGGTAATTATTCGACTAGAAAAGTTCATGCCGGCCCAGCTCGATGAATCGATGCGGCTGCACTTGATTAACGAACTATTTGAAAGCTGGCTCGCCGAACAGATATCGCAAATAGGCCCGCTACAGCCCCTCTCCTCCGTGTCTTCAATATCATGA